The following are encoded in a window of Chlorocebus sabaeus isolate Y175 chromosome 22, mChlSab1.0.hap1, whole genome shotgun sequence genomic DNA:
- the CCR9 gene encoding C-C chemokine receptor type 9, with protein MTPTDFTSPVPNMADDYGSESTSSMEDYVNFNFTDFYCEKNNVRQFASHFLPPLYWLVFIVGALGNSLVILVYWYCTRVKTMTDMFLLNLAIADLLFLVTLPFWAIAAADQWKFQTFMCKVVNSMYKMNFYSCVLLIMCISVDRYIAIAQAMRAHTWREKRLLYSKMVCFTIWVLAAALCIPEILYSQIKEESGIAVCTMVYPSDESTKLKSAVLTLKVILGFFLPFVVMACCYTIIIHTLIQAKKSSKHKALKVTITVLTVFVLSQFPYNCILLVQTIDAYAMFISSCAVSTNIDICFQVTQTIAFFHSCLNPVLYVFVGERFRRDLMKTLKNLGCISQAQWVSFTRREGSLKLSSMLLETTSGALSL; from the exons ATGACACCCACAGATTTCACA AGCCCTGTTCCTAACATGGCTGATGACTATGGCTCTGAATCCACCTCTTCCATGGAAGACTACGTTAACTTCAACTTCACTGACTTCTACTGTGAGAAAAACAATGTCAGGCAGTTTGCGAGCCATTTCCTCCCACCCTTGTACTGGCTGGTGTTCATCGTGGGCGCCTTGGGCAACAGTCTGGTCATCCTGGTCTACTGGTACTGCACAAGAGTGAAGACGATGACTGACATGTTCCTTTTGAATTTGGCAATTGCTGACCTCCTCTTTCTTGTCACTCTTCCCTTCTGGGCCATTGCCGCTGCTGACCAGTGGAAATTCCAGACCTTCATGTGCAAGGTGGTCAACAGCATGTACAAGATGAACTTCTACAGCTGTGTGTTGCTAATCATGTGCATCAGTGTGGACAGGTACATCGCTATTGCCCAGGCCATGAGAGCACACACTTGGAGGGAGAAAAGGCTTCTCTACAGCAAAATGGTTTGCTTTACCATCTGGGTATTGGCAGCTGCGCTCTGCATCCCAGAAATCTTATACAGCCAAATCAAGGAGGAATCTGGCATTGCTGTCTGCACCATGGTTTACCCTAGCGACGAGAGCACCAAACTGAAGTCAGCTGTCTTGACCCTGAAGGTCATTCTGGGGTTCTTCCTCCCCTTCGTGGTCATGGCTTGCTGTTACACCATCATTATTCACACCCTGATACAAGCCAAGAAGTCATCCAAGCACAAGGCCCTAAAAGTGACCATCACTGTCCTGACTGTCTTTGTCTTGTCTCAGTTTCCCTATAACTGCATTTTGTTGGTGCAGACCATTGACGCCTATGCCATGTTCATCTCCAGCTGTGCCGTTTCCACCAACATTGACATCTGCTTCCAGGTCACCCAGACCATCGCCTTCTTCCACAGTTGCCTGAACCCTGTTCTCTATGTTTTTGTGGGTGAGAGATTCCGTCGAGATCTTATGAAAACCCTGAAGAACTTGGGTTGCATCAGCCAGGCCCAGTGGGTTTCATTTACAAGGAGAGAGGGAAGCTTGAAGCTGTCGTCTATGTTGCTGGAGACAACCTCAGGAGCGCTCTCCCTCTGA